One genomic segment of Lysobacter sp. 5GHs7-4 includes these proteins:
- a CDS encoding LysR substrate-binding domain-containing protein: MVQPHRFPSLSAIRAFESAARLGSFAKAAQELDTTAASVSYHVRRLEEQIGVALFRRHPHRVELTESGELVAREAIAAFAALRASFIRAVDIDESRLSLTTLPTLGTSWLTPKLGRFRARHAQIALELDLSVDAQDLGVGRYDLAIRNGHGRWPGLQAVELFPAIFMPLCAPALRAAAAELGDPRRPLSVPLLGRPDWWALWYRAQGHAEAAPPGGFGTHLSAEHLDVAAAVAGHGIAIGSPILFRNELDAGRLVPAHDFVAGDGRAFWLTYPSARQHSRKIAHFRQWLGEEVARDRDAAQAYLRRAVIVEP, encoded by the coding sequence ATGGTCCAGCCGCATCGATTCCCCTCCCTGTCCGCGATCCGGGCCTTCGAATCGGCGGCCCGCCTGGGCAGCTTCGCCAAGGCCGCGCAGGAGCTGGACACCACGGCGGCCTCGGTCAGCTATCACGTACGCCGGCTCGAGGAGCAGATCGGCGTGGCCCTGTTCCGGCGCCATCCGCACCGGGTCGAACTGACCGAGTCGGGCGAACTGGTCGCGCGCGAGGCCATCGCCGCGTTCGCCGCCTTGCGCGCTAGCTTCATCCGCGCGGTCGATATCGACGAGTCGCGGCTGTCGCTGACCACCCTGCCGACGCTGGGCACCAGCTGGCTTACGCCCAAACTGGGGCGCTTCCGCGCGCGCCATGCGCAGATCGCGTTGGAACTGGACTTGTCGGTGGACGCGCAGGACCTGGGCGTCGGCCGCTACGACCTGGCGATCCGCAACGGCCACGGCCGCTGGCCCGGGTTGCAGGCGGTGGAGCTGTTCCCGGCCATCTTCATGCCCTTGTGCGCGCCCGCGTTGCGCGCGGCTGCGGCCGAACTCGGCGATCCGCGCCGGCCCTTGTCGGTGCCCTTGCTGGGGCGGCCGGATTGGTGGGCGCTGTGGTATCGCGCGCAGGGCCATGCCGAGGCGGCACCGCCCGGCGGCTTCGGCACGCATCTGTCGGCCGAGCACCTGGACGTGGCAGCGGCGGTCGCCGGCCACGGCATCGCGATCGGTTCGCCGATCCTGTTCCGCAACGAACTCGACGCCGGCCGCCTGGTGCCCGCGCACGATTTCGTCGCCGGCGACGGGCGCGCGTTCTGGCTCACTTATCCCAGCGCACGTCAGCACAGCCGCAAGATCGCGCATTTCCGGCAATGGCTGGGCGAGGAGGTCGCACGCGACCGCGACGCGGCGCAGGCCTATCTGCGGCGCGCGGTGATCGTCGAGCCCTGA
- a CDS encoding TfoX/Sxy family protein, giving the protein MSAAKLRNIGPKSAAWLRQVGLRSHEDIAAIGTVEAFMRVKRAGFKPTLNLLYAIEGALLDCHWQEIPDQRRNELIAAAEAATALLPAPRNRPAAAPVRTTVLTEDTVAMPPSYDDGFDDEPAGEGRDEAEERE; this is encoded by the coding sequence ATGAGCGCGGCCAAGCTGCGCAACATCGGCCCCAAGAGCGCGGCCTGGCTGCGCCAGGTCGGCCTGCGCTCGCACGAGGACATCGCCGCGATCGGCACGGTCGAGGCTTTCATGCGCGTCAAGCGCGCCGGCTTCAAGCCCACCCTCAACCTGCTCTATGCGATCGAGGGCGCGCTGCTGGACTGCCATTGGCAGGAGATTCCGGACCAGCGCCGCAACGAACTCATCGCCGCCGCCGAAGCCGCCACCGCCCTGCTGCCGGCACCGCGCAACCGCCCGGCCGCCGCGCCGGTGCGCACCACGGTGCTGACCGAGGACACGGTGGCGATGCCGCCGTCCTACGACGACGGGTTCGACGACGAGCCGGCGGGCGAGGGGCGCGACGAGGCGGAAGAGCGGGAGTAA
- the btuB gene encoding TonB-dependent vitamin B12 receptor: MRVPKLSLAIAAALALPALAQAQPHDDATDLDDVVVTATRTAISANDALSPVEVITHEDIARSQARSLPDLLRGRAGISIGNQGGLGKLTTLSLRGSETDHVLVLVDGIRMGSATSGLASFQDLPMALIDRVEIVRGPRSSLYGADAIGGVIQIFTRRDRDAVAPRGSVTVGSHGGREASAGIGGRIGRGWFGADAAYQRTDGINACNGSSTLFAGCFTEEPDRDGYRNRSLSLRGGFDATDTLSFEGHALRAEGANEYDGSFVNYSEIVQQVIGAKATWRPSETVSLQVSAGRNRDESDNFLGNVANGYFVTNRDSLTAQTDFGIGEGQLLSVGFDWLRDHADSDTAYDKNERDNRAGFVQYQGRFGAQSLEASLRRDDNDQFGGHTTGSIAWGLGFAEHWRVTAGYGTAFKAPTFNELYYPFFGNPALRPEESKTWELGLAYRGERFNARIDGFSTQVDDLIAYDASIFLPNNIERARVRGAEIGIDTTVAEWTVAASASFLDSENRVGFFAGNDLPRRAKRSARVDIDRAFGDFRFGLTAVASGARYDDVANSRTVAGYGTLDLRAEYAFTPSWSLQARVANVFDRDYETISFYNQPGREWFLTLRYTPAR; this comes from the coding sequence ATGCGTGTTCCCAAGCTGTCCCTGGCCATCGCCGCCGCCCTCGCCCTGCCCGCCCTGGCCCAGGCCCAGCCCCATGACGACGCCACCGACCTGGACGACGTCGTGGTCACCGCCACCCGCACCGCGATCAGCGCCAACGACGCGCTGTCGCCGGTGGAAGTGATCACCCACGAGGACATCGCGCGCAGCCAGGCGCGCTCGCTGCCCGACCTGCTGCGCGGCCGCGCCGGCATTTCGATCGGCAACCAGGGCGGCCTGGGCAAGCTGACCACGCTGTCGCTGCGCGGCAGCGAGACCGACCACGTGCTGGTGCTGGTCGACGGCATCCGCATGGGCTCGGCGACCTCCGGCCTGGCCTCGTTCCAGGACCTGCCGATGGCGCTGATCGACCGCGTCGAAATCGTGCGCGGCCCGCGTTCCAGCCTGTACGGCGCCGACGCCATCGGCGGCGTGATCCAGATCTTCACCCGCCGCGACCGCGACGCGGTCGCCCCGCGCGGCAGCGTCACCGTCGGCAGCCATGGCGGCCGCGAGGCGAGCGCCGGCATCGGCGGCCGCATCGGCCGCGGCTGGTTCGGCGCCGACGCCGCCTACCAGCGCACCGACGGCATCAACGCCTGCAACGGTTCCAGCACCCTGTTCGCCGGCTGCTTCACCGAAGAGCCCGACCGCGACGGTTACCGCAACCGCTCGCTGTCGCTGCGCGGCGGTTTCGACGCCACCGACACGCTGAGCTTCGAAGGCCACGCGCTGCGCGCCGAGGGCGCGAACGAATACGACGGCAGCTTCGTCAACTATTCCGAGATCGTGCAGCAGGTGATCGGTGCCAAGGCGACCTGGCGCCCTTCCGAAACGGTGAGCCTGCAGGTCAGCGCCGGCCGCAACCGCGACGAGTCCGACAACTTCCTCGGCAACGTCGCCAACGGCTATTTCGTCACCAACCGCGACAGCTTGACCGCGCAGACCGATTTCGGCATCGGCGAGGGCCAACTGTTGAGCGTCGGCTTCGACTGGCTGCGCGACCACGCCGACAGCGACACCGCCTACGACAAGAACGAGCGCGACAACCGCGCCGGTTTCGTCCAGTACCAGGGGCGCTTCGGGGCGCAGTCGCTCGAGGCCAGCCTGCGCCGCGACGACAACGACCAGTTCGGCGGCCACACCACCGGCAGCATCGCCTGGGGCCTGGGCTTCGCCGAGCATTGGCGCGTGACCGCCGGCTACGGCACCGCGTTCAAGGCGCCGACCTTCAACGAGCTGTACTACCCCTTCTTCGGCAACCCCGCGCTGCGTCCGGAAGAATCCAAGACCTGGGAACTGGGCCTGGCCTACCGCGGCGAGCGCTTCAATGCGCGCATCGACGGGTTCAGCACCCAGGTCGACGACCTGATCGCCTACGACGCGTCGATCTTCCTGCCCAACAACATCGAGCGCGCACGCGTGCGCGGCGCCGAGATCGGCATCGACACCACCGTCGCCGAGTGGACCGTGGCCGCCAGCGCCAGCTTCCTCGACAGCGAGAACCGCGTCGGCTTCTTCGCCGGCAACGACCTGCCGCGCCGCGCCAAGCGCAGCGCGCGCGTGGACATCGACCGCGCCTTCGGCGACTTCCGCTTCGGCCTCACCGCGGTCGCCTCCGGCGCGCGCTACGACGACGTCGCCAACAGCCGCACCGTCGCCGGCTACGGCACGCTGGACCTGCGCGCCGAATACGCGTTCACGCCGTCGTGGTCGCTGCAGGCGCGCGTGGCCAACGTGTTCGACCGCGATTACGAAACCATCTCGTTCTACAACCAGCCCGGCCGCGAGTGGTTCCTGACCTTGCGCTACACGCCGGCGCGCTGA
- a CDS encoding GAF domain-containing protein — translation MFAANPLSGSKPEQYDLLLAQARALIEGERDRVANAANLSALVYHALPDLNWVGFYFYDGRELVVGPFQGLPACIRIPLDKGVCGAAASTGQTQRIADVHRFPGHIACDSASNSELVVPLSLNGELIGVFDLDSPKLERFDADDQRGLEAIAQAFVESLR, via the coding sequence ATGTTCGCCGCCAACCCTCTGTCCGGCAGCAAGCCGGAACAATACGACCTGCTCCTGGCCCAGGCGCGCGCCCTGATCGAGGGCGAGCGCGACCGTGTCGCCAACGCGGCCAATCTGTCGGCGCTGGTCTATCACGCCCTGCCGGACCTCAACTGGGTCGGCTTCTACTTCTACGACGGCCGCGAGCTGGTGGTCGGCCCCTTCCAGGGCCTGCCGGCCTGCATCCGCATCCCGCTGGACAAGGGCGTGTGCGGCGCCGCGGCCTCGACCGGGCAGACCCAGCGCATCGCCGACGTGCACCGCTTCCCGGGGCACATCGCCTGCGATTCGGCATCGAACTCCGAGCTGGTGGTGCCTTTGTCCTTGAACGGCGAACTGATCGGCGTGTTCGACCTGGACAGCCCCAAGCTGGAGCGCTTCGATGCCGACGACCAGCGCGGCCTGGAAGCGATCGCGCAGGCCTTCGTGGAGTCGCTGCGATGA